Proteins from a single region of Antechinus flavipes isolate AdamAnt ecotype Samford, QLD, Australia chromosome 2, AdamAnt_v2, whole genome shotgun sequence:
- the LOC127549672 gene encoding LOW QUALITY PROTEIN: transportin-1-like (The sequence of the model RefSeq protein was modified relative to this genomic sequence to represent the inferred CDS: inserted 3 bases in 2 codons) — translation MEYEWKPDEQGLQQILQLLKESQSPDTSIQRTVQQKLEQLNQYPXIFVLTKLKSEDEPTRSLSGLILKNNVKAHFHNFPNGVTDFIKSECLNNIGDSSPLIRATVGILITTIASKGELQNWPELLPKLCSLLDSEDYNTCEGAFGALQKICEDSAEMLDSDVLDRPLNIMIPKFLQFFKHSSPKIRSHAVACINQFIISRTQALMLHIDSFIENLFALAGDEEPEVHKNVCRALVMLLEVQMDCLLPHMHNIVEYMLQRTQDQDENVALEACEFWLTLAEQPICKDVLCRHLSKLIPVLVNGMKYSEIDIILLKGDVEEDEAIPDSEQDIRPRCHRSRTVAQQHDEDGIEEEEDDDDELDDDDTISDWNLRKCSAAALDVLANVFRDELLPHILPLLKELLFHPEWVVKESGILVLGAIAEGCMQGMIPYLPELIPHLIQCLSDKKALVRSITCWTLSRYAHWVVSQPPDTYLKPLMTELLKRILDSNKRVQEAACSAFATLEEEACTELVPYLAYILDTLVFAFSKYQHKNLLILYDAIGTLADSVGHHLNKPEYIQMLMPPLIQKWNMLKDEDKDLFPLLECLSSVATALQSGFLPYCEPVYQRCVNLVQKTLAQAMLHNAQPNQYEAPDKDFMIVXLAEGLGGNIEQLVARSNILTLMYQCMQDKIPEVRQSSFALLGDLTKACFQHVKPCIADFMPILGTNINPEFISVCNNATWAIGEISIQMGIEMQPYIPMVLHQLVEIINRPNTPKMLLENTAITIGRLGYVCPQEVAPMLQQFIRPWCTSLRNIRDNEEKDSAFRGICTMISVNPSGVIQDFIFFCDAVASWISPKDDLRDMFCKILHGFKNQVGDENWRRFSDQFPLPLKERLAAYYGV, via the exons ATGGAGTATGAGTGGAAACCCGACGAGCAAGGGCTTCAGCAAATCCTGCAGCTGCTCAAAGAGTCCCAGTCCCCGGACACCTCCATCCAGAGAACCGTGCAACAAAAACTGGAACAACTCAACCAATACCC CATTTTTGTTCTTACAAAATTAAAATCTGAAGATGAACCCACGAGGTCTTTGAGTGGTCTCATTCTGAAGAATAATGTGAAAGCACACTTTCACAACTTTCCAAATGGAGTAACAGATTTTATTAAGAGTGAATGtctgaataatattggtgactCCTCCCCTCTAATCAGAGCCACTGTGGGTATTCTGATTACAACCATTGCCTCCAAGGGAGAATTACAGAACTGGCCTGAGCTCTTGCCAAAGCTCTGTAGCTTGTTGGATTCTGAAGATTATAATACGTGTGAAGGAGCATTTGGAGCCCTTCAGAAAATATGTGAAGATTCTGCTGAAATGTTAGATAGTGATGTTTTAGACCGTCCACTTAACATCATGATTCCTAAATTTTTACAGTTCTTCAAGCATAGTAGTCCCAAAATAAGGTCTCATGCTGTTGCATGTATCAATCAATTTATCATCAGTAGAACCCAAGCTCTGATGTTACACATTGATTCTTTTATTGAGAATCTCTTTGCTTTGGCTGGTGATGAAGAGCCAGAGGTACATAAAAATGTGTGTCGGGCTCTCGTGATGCTACTTGAAGTCCAAATGGATTGCCTGCTTCCTCATATGCATAATATAGTTGAGTACATGCTTCAGAGGACCCAAGACCAAGATGAAAATGTGGCTTTGGAAGCTTGTGAATTTTGGCTCACTTTGGCTGAACAACCAATCTGCAAAGATGTACTCTGTCGACATCTTTCTAAGTTGATTCCTGTGTTAGTAAATGGCATGAAGTACTCAGAAATAGATATCATTCTGCTTAAGGGTGATGTTGAAGAAGATGAAGCTATTCCTGATAGTGAACAAGATATAAGGCCTCGTTGTCATCGATCACGGACAGTGGCTCAGCAGCATGATGAAGATGGaattgaagaagaggaagatgatgatgatgaacttgatgatgatgatacaataTCTGACTGGAATCTAAGAAAGTGTTCTGCTGCTGCTCTAGATGTCCTGGCAAATGTGTTTCGTGATGAACTTTTGCCACATATTTTGCCCCTCTTGAAGGAACTACTTTTTCATCCTGAATGGGTAGTTAAAGAATCAGGCATTTTAGTTTTAGGAGCAATTGCTGAAGGTTGTATGCAGGGTATGATACCATATCTGCCTGAACTCATCCCTCACCTTATTCAGTGCCTCTCTGATAAAAAGGCTCTTGTACGTTCCATTACATGCTGGACTCTTAGCCGCTATGCACACTGGGTAGTTAGCCAGCCCCCAGACACGTACTTGAAGCCATTAATGACAGAATTACTTAAACGTATTCTAGATAGCAACAAGAGAGTACAAGAAGCTGCCTGCAGTGCCTTTGCTACCCTGGAAGAGGAGGCTTGTACAGAACTTGTTCCCTACCTTGCTTATATACTTGACACCCTGGTCTTCGCATTTAGTAAATACCAGCATAAGAATCTGCTCATTCTTTATGATGCCATAGGAACATTAGCAGATTCTGTAGGGCATCATTTAAATAAACCGGAATATATACAGATGCTAATGCCTCCACTAATTCAGAAATGGAACATGCTAAAAGACGAAGATAAAGATCTCTTCCCTTTACTTGAGTGCCTGTCATCGGTTGCCACGGCCCTGCAGTCTGGCTTCCTTCCATACTGTGAACCTGTGTATCAGCGTTGTGTGAACCTTGTCCAGAAGACTCTTGCACAAGCCATGTTACACAATGCTCAACCCAATCAATATGAGGCTCCTGATAAAGATTTCATGATTG GCCTAGCTGAGGGACTTGGAGGCAACATTGAACAACTAGTAGCTCGAAGTAACATTCTAACACTGATGTACCAGTGCATGCAGGATAAAATACCAGAAGTTCGACAGAGTTCCTTTGCTTTATTAGGTGACCTGACAAAGGCATGCTTTCAACATGTTAAACCTTGCATAGCTGATTTCATGCCAATATTGGGAACCAACATAAATCCAGAATTTATTTCAGTTTGCAACAATGCTACATGGGCAATTGGAGAAATCTCCATTCAAATGGGTATAGAGATGCAGCCTTATATTCCAATGGTGTTGCACCAACTTGTAGAAATCATTAACAGACCCAACACACCAAAGATGTTGTTAGAGAATACAGCAATAACAATTGGTCGTCTTGGTTACGTTTGTCCTCAAGAGGTGGCCCCCATGCTACAGCAGTTTATAAGACCCTGGTGTACCTCTCTGAGGAATATAAGGGACAATGAGGAAAAGGATTCAGCATTTCGTGGGATTTGTACTATGATCAGTGTCAACCCCAGTGGAGTAAtccaagattttatatttttttgtgatGCTGTTGCGTCGTGGATTAGTCCAAAAGATGATCTCAGAGACATGTTCTGTAAGATCCTTCAtggatttaaaaatcaagttgGGGATGAAAATTGGAGACGTTTCTCTGACCAGTTTCCTCTTCCATTAAAAGAGCGTCTTGCAGCTTACTACGGAGTTTAA